Proteins encoded within one genomic window of Anopheles gambiae chromosome 3, idAnoGambNW_F1_1, whole genome shotgun sequence:
- the LOC1277751 gene encoding dual specificity protein phosphatase 3 isoform X1 codes for MAKTLKKYLTHYRNNDKMAEQTTGRQLQRILHYSVTPCRPMLGLRRSECALYDVDCDEVYPRLYIGDANSAKNKQYLRLIGVTHVLNTAEGTRFGQVDTGHSYYRDMSGIRCTFRYMGFPMIDQPTTDISRYFYIASKFIENGINSGGKVLVHCMMGMSRSATCVLAYLMIARKMTAAEAIRTVRMHRDIRPNEGFLQQLADLDNELKRDRLYY; via the exons ATGGCTAAAACTCTGAAGAAG TATCTGACACActaccgtaacaacgacaagaTGGCAGAACAAACGACCGGCAGGCAGCTACAGCGGATCCTGCACTACTCCGTCACACCGTGCCGGCCCATGCTGGGCCTTCGACGTTCCGAATGTGCATTATACGACGTTGACTGTGATGAAGTCTATCCACGGCTGTACATTGGCGATGC GAACTCAGCTAAAAACAAACAGTATTTGCGGCTGATCGGTGTAACGCACGTGCTGAACACGGCGGAAGGCACTCGCTTCGGGCAGGTGGATACGGGCCACAGCTACTACCGGGACATGTCCGGCATCAG GTGTACGTTCAGGTATATGGGCTTTCCGATGATTGACCAGCCGACGACGGACATCAGCCGGTACTTCTACATTGCCTCCAAGTTTATCGAGAATGGTATCAACAGTGGAG GTAAGGTCCTTGTGCACTGTATGATGGGCATGTCCCGTTCGGCGACCTGCGTGCTGGCGTACCTCATGATCGCCCGCAAGATGACCGCCGCCGAGGCGATCCGCACCGTCCGAATGCATCGGGACATTCGCCCGAACGAGGGCTTCCTCCAGCAGCTGGCCGATCTGGACAATGAGCTGAAGCGTGACCGGTTGTACTATTGA
- the LOC1277753 gene encoding protein YIPF6, with amino-acid sequence MSSPETTLELYDDGAESPSELMSGEMTVTSAPRNTTDPSSPDFNTLDEPIRDTIMRDVKAVGVKFYHVLIPREKNTLLRDWDLWGPLVLCTFMATILHGSSDEMHDGGPEFAQVFVIVWIGAMIVTLNSKLLGGKISFFQSICVLGYCLTPCALALIVCRIILFSTQTAFLFFLRFVVSSVGFGWATYASIIFLGDSQPPNRKALAMYPIFLFYFIISWLVVSHSNV; translated from the exons atGTCGTCGCCGGAAACAACGTTAGAG CTGTACGACGATGGAGCGGAATCGCCTTCCGAGCTGATGAGCGGAGAAATGACCGTTACGAGTGCGCCGCGCAACACGACCGATCCCAGCTCGCCTGACTTCAACACACTGGACGAACCGATCCGGGACACAATC ATGCGTGACGTAAAGGCGGTCGGTGTCAAATTCTACCACGTCCTCATACCGCGGGAAAAAAACACCCTGCTGAGGGACTGGGACCTGTGGGGGCCGTTGGTGCTGTGCACGTTTATGGCCACCATCCTTCACGGCTCGTCCGATGAGATGCACGACGGCGGGCCCGAGTTCGCGCAGGTTTTTGTGATCGTCTGGATTGGTGCCATGATTGTGACGCTCAACTCCAAGCTGCTCGGTGGGAAAAT CTCCTTTTTCCAATCAATCTGCGTACTTGGCTACTGCCTGACGCCATGCGCTCTAGCACTAATAGTGTGTCGAATCATTCTGTTCAGCACGCAGACGGCCTTTCTATTCTTCCTCCGGTTCGTCGTGTCATCGGTGGGGTTCGGTTGGGCAACTTATG CTTCGATAATATTCCTCGGCGACAGTCAACCACCGAACCGGAAAGCTCTTGCCATGTATCCAATATTCCTGTTTTACTTTATCATATCGTGGCTGGTCGTTTCGCACAGCAATGTGTAA
- the LOC1277751 gene encoding dual specificity protein phosphatase 3 isoform X5 has protein sequence MAEQTTGRQLQRILHYSVTPCRPMLGLRRSECALYDVDCDEVYPRLYIGDANSAKNKQYLRLIGVTHVLNTAEGTRFGQVDTGHSYYRDMSGIRCTFRYMGFPMIDQPTTDISRYFYIASKFIENGINSGGKVLVHCMMGMSRSATCVLAYLMIARKMTAAEAIRTVRMHRDIRPNEGFLQQLADLDNELKRDRLYY, from the exons aTGGCAGAACAAACGACCGGCAGGCAGCTACAGCGGATCCTGCACTACTCCGTCACACCGTGCCGGCCCATGCTGGGCCTTCGACGTTCCGAATGTGCATTATACGACGTTGACTGTGATGAAGTCTATCCACGGCTGTACATTGGCGATGC GAACTCAGCTAAAAACAAACAGTATTTGCGGCTGATCGGTGTAACGCACGTGCTGAACACGGCGGAAGGCACTCGCTTCGGGCAGGTGGATACGGGCCACAGCTACTACCGGGACATGTCCGGCATCAG GTGTACGTTCAGGTATATGGGCTTTCCGATGATTGACCAGCCGACGACGGACATCAGCCGGTACTTCTACATTGCCTCCAAGTTTATCGAGAATGGTATCAACAGTGGAG GTAAGGTCCTTGTGCACTGTATGATGGGCATGTCCCGTTCGGCGACCTGCGTGCTGGCGTACCTCATGATCGCCCGCAAGATGACCGCCGCCGAGGCGATCCGCACCGTCCGAATGCATCGGGACATTCGCCCGAACGAGGGCTTCCTCCAGCAGCTGGCCGATCTGGACAATGAGCTGAAGCGTGACCGGTTGTACTATTGA
- the LOC1277751 gene encoding dual specificity protein phosphatase 3 isoform X2, with the protein MSWRYAYLTHYRNNDKMAEQTTGRQLQRILHYSVTPCRPMLGLRRSECALYDVDCDEVYPRLYIGDANSAKNKQYLRLIGVTHVLNTAEGTRFGQVDTGHSYYRDMSGIRCTFRYMGFPMIDQPTTDISRYFYIASKFIENGINSGGKVLVHCMMGMSRSATCVLAYLMIARKMTAAEAIRTVRMHRDIRPNEGFLQQLADLDNELKRDRLYY; encoded by the exons TATCTGACACActaccgtaacaacgacaagaTGGCAGAACAAACGACCGGCAGGCAGCTACAGCGGATCCTGCACTACTCCGTCACACCGTGCCGGCCCATGCTGGGCCTTCGACGTTCCGAATGTGCATTATACGACGTTGACTGTGATGAAGTCTATCCACGGCTGTACATTGGCGATGC GAACTCAGCTAAAAACAAACAGTATTTGCGGCTGATCGGTGTAACGCACGTGCTGAACACGGCGGAAGGCACTCGCTTCGGGCAGGTGGATACGGGCCACAGCTACTACCGGGACATGTCCGGCATCAG GTGTACGTTCAGGTATATGGGCTTTCCGATGATTGACCAGCCGACGACGGACATCAGCCGGTACTTCTACATTGCCTCCAAGTTTATCGAGAATGGTATCAACAGTGGAG GTAAGGTCCTTGTGCACTGTATGATGGGCATGTCCCGTTCGGCGACCTGCGTGCTGGCGTACCTCATGATCGCCCGCAAGATGACCGCCGCCGAGGCGATCCGCACCGTCCGAATGCATCGGGACATTCGCCCGAACGAGGGCTTCCTCCAGCAGCTGGCCGATCTGGACAATGAGCTGAAGCGTGACCGGTTGTACTATTGA
- the LOC1277754 gene encoding uncharacterized protein LOC1277754 isoform X1, translating to MARSTLLAPLACLIFLNCLKPLISWPANDKDAPAMSHPEFDQYLGDYLQAGDTLALLLDYDGTLAELTSHPNLTQMSDAMRDSLRNIANSGKAFVAVISGRDVDGVKEKIGLENVIYSGNHGLEVLYPNGTRHNQGIPRDVADNFDKMIDQLNREVRKSWFVLVRCFERCSHSPRLPQVVHHGSWVENKRVSITFHFREAEQQYVPEMAARAKEIIESYGYRANAAHASVEGKPPIQWNKGLAAEYILGTSFDANWRQRKVLFAGDDTTDEDVMRMIKGTGRSFRVTKDKDLVTSADYKIPSVDAVYHLLKWIESRVV from the exons ATGGCTCGAAGTACGCTGTTGGCACCGCTTGCCTGTCTAATATTCCTTAACTGTTTAAAGCCATTGATAAGCTGGCCGGCGAACGACAAAGACGCTCCCGCAATGTCGCACCCCGAGTTCGATCAGTATCTTGGCGA CTATCTGCAGGCGGGCGATACGCTGGCCCTCCTGCTCGACTACGATGGAACGCTGGCCGAGCTGACGTCCCATCCGAACCTGACGCAGATGAGCGATGCGATGCGGGACAGTCTGCGCAACATCGCCAACAGTGGCAAGGCGTTTGTGGCCGTCATTTCGGGTCGTGACGTGGACGGGGTAAAGGAGAAGATCGGCCTGGAGAACGTGATCTACTCGGGGAACCATGGGCTGGAGGTGCTGTATCCGAACGGCACCCGCCACAACCAGGGCATTCCGCGCGATGTGGCCGACAACTTTGACAAGATGATCGATCAGCTCAATCGGGAGGTAAGAAAGAGCTGGTTCGTTTTGGTTCGGTGTTTTGAAAGGTGCTCTCATTCTCCGCGTTTGCCACAGGTTGTCCACCATGGATCGTGGGTCGAGAACAAGCGCGTTTCGATAACGTTCCACTTCCGGGAGGCAGAACAGCAGTATGTGCCGGAGATGGCGGCCCGTGCCAAGGAGATCATTGAATCGTACGGCTATCGAGCGAATGCGGCCCACGCCTCCGTGGAAGGCAAGCCTCCGATCCAGTGGAACAAGGGACTGGCGGCGGAGTACATCCTCGGCACCAGCTTCGATGCGAACTGGCGTCAGCGCAAGGTGCTGTTCGCCGGGGACGATACCACTGACGAGGACGTGATGCGGATGATCAAGGGCACGGGAAGGTCGTTCCGGGTGACGAAAGATAAGGACCTGGTGACGAGCGCGGACTATAAAATACCTTCGGTGGATGCGGTTTATCACCTGCTAAAGTGGATCGAATCGAGAGTCGTTTAG
- the LOC1277751 gene encoding dual specificity protein phosphatase 3 isoform X3: MAKTLKKYLTHYRNNDKMAEQTTGRQLQRILHYSVTPCRPMLGLRRSECALYDVDCDEVYPRLYIGDANSAKNKQYLRLIGVTHVLNTAEGTRFGQVDTGHSYYRDMSGIRYMGFPMIDQPTTDISRYFYIASKFIENGINSGGKVLVHCMMGMSRSATCVLAYLMIARKMTAAEAIRTVRMHRDIRPNEGFLQQLADLDNELKRDRLYY; this comes from the exons ATGGCTAAAACTCTGAAGAAG TATCTGACACActaccgtaacaacgacaagaTGGCAGAACAAACGACCGGCAGGCAGCTACAGCGGATCCTGCACTACTCCGTCACACCGTGCCGGCCCATGCTGGGCCTTCGACGTTCCGAATGTGCATTATACGACGTTGACTGTGATGAAGTCTATCCACGGCTGTACATTGGCGATGC GAACTCAGCTAAAAACAAACAGTATTTGCGGCTGATCGGTGTAACGCACGTGCTGAACACGGCGGAAGGCACTCGCTTCGGGCAGGTGGATACGGGCCACAGCTACTACCGGGACATGTCCGGCATCAG GTATATGGGCTTTCCGATGATTGACCAGCCGACGACGGACATCAGCCGGTACTTCTACATTGCCTCCAAGTTTATCGAGAATGGTATCAACAGTGGAG GTAAGGTCCTTGTGCACTGTATGATGGGCATGTCCCGTTCGGCGACCTGCGTGCTGGCGTACCTCATGATCGCCCGCAAGATGACCGCCGCCGAGGCGATCCGCACCGTCCGAATGCATCGGGACATTCGCCCGAACGAGGGCTTCCTCCAGCAGCTGGCCGATCTGGACAATGAGCTGAAGCGTGACCGGTTGTACTATTGA
- the LOC1277755 gene encoding ras-related protein Rap-1b isoform X2 translates to MNTTSPKSSLAKLGLHPKAKPFRVMVLGQSGVGKTAMVVRFITKRFIGEYDPNLEKVYTFNTLIDNEFVLFEILDAAGQPNEADCLTLEANIRWAEAFILMYSVADKCSFDECNRLKFLINYNKRRRRLGSYNKDPLLDVPVILVGNKIDQTGDRMVSTEDGQRRAKEIACACFHEVSVRESIEQVNGVFRDACRFWRVLSRYPKLKRSTSDVHDLHSEVELILSPDSVHPFCNCDLSHEKRQSIVILGRHPWTEEEPDETDESESSCCSSQKSDIDEPFRGRASTDGTLLSRPRRWRFAPPGSLMPHVGRVERRMSISMRGSNASY, encoded by the exons ATGAATACTACCTCACCGAAATCGTCGCTGGCCAAGCTGGGGCTGCATCCGAAGGCGAAACCGTTCCGGGTGATGGTGCTGGGCCAGAGCGGCGTCGGGAAGACAG CAATGGTGGTACGGTTCATAACGAAACGCTTCATCGGCGAGTACGACCCAAACCTGGAGAAGGTGTACACGTTCAACACGCTGATCGACAATGAGTTCGTGCTGTTCGAAATACTGGACGCAGCCGGCCAGCCAAAC GAGGCAGACTGTCTAACGCTCGAGGCCAACATACGGTGGGCGGAGGCGTTCATCCTGATGTACTCGGTCGCGGACAAGTGCAGCTTCGATGAGTGCAATCGGCTAAAGTTCCTGATCAACTACAACAAGCGAAGGCGTCGGCTCGGCTCGTACAACAAG GACCCCCTGCTAGACGTGCCGGTCATACTAGTCGGCAACAAGATCGACCAGACGGGCGACCGGATGGTCAGCACGGAAGACGGCCAACGCCGGGCGAAAGAGATCGCGTGCGCCTGCTTCCACGAGGTGTCGGTGCGCGAAAGCATCGAGCAGGTGAACGGTGTGTTCCGGGACGCGTGCCGCTTCTGGCGCGTGCTCTCCCGCTACCCCAAGCTAAAGCGCTCCACCAGCGACGTGCACGATCTGCACTCCGAGGTCGAGCTCATCCTCAGCCCGGACAGCGTGCATCCGTTCTGTAACTGTGATCTCAGCCACGAGAAGCGCCAATCCATCGTCATCCTCG GCCGCCATCCCTGGACGGAGGAGGAACCGGACGAGACGGACGAGTCCGAGtcgagctgctgctcgtcgCAAAAGTCCGACATCGATGAACCATTCCGGGGGCGAGCGTCTACCGATGGGACGCTACTGTCTCGGCCGCGGCGCTGGCGCTTCGCCCCGCCCGGCTCGCTGATGCCGCACGTTGGGCGGGTGGAGCGTCGCATGAGCATCTCGATGCGGGGCAGTAATGCCAGCTATTAA
- the LOC1277752 gene encoding uncharacterized protein LOC1277752, whose product MSANCEITITGPQEAQTKSSLIVVSNRLPFVLKRDPKTGKLSRHASAGGLVTAVAPVVIKGKGLWVGWSGITLTDENEPIPESDPTDNTPTAGLLSEQVVSVNVEPKLFDSYYNGCCNGTFWPLFHSMPGRATFCADHWKSYYEVNKEFAARTIEALAIAVRKNTHPGVPLIWIHDYHLMLAANWIREAADERNLPYQMAFFLHIPFPPWDIFRLYPWSDEILQGMLACDMIGFHIRDYCLNFVDCCQRNLGCRVDRKNLLVEHGGRSVRVRPLPIGIPFDRFVELAHSARKVINTNQKIILGVDRLDYTKGLVNRLKAFEVLLEKHPEHRENVSLLQISVPSRTDVKEYQELKEEMDQLVGRINGRFTTANWSPIRYIYGCVGQEELAAFYREASVCLVTPLRDGMNLVAKEFVACQINEPPGVLIVSPFAGAGETMHEALLCNPYELDAAAEVIHRALTMPEDERTLRMSRMRRREMQHDVNSWMRQFLKAMGSLEEDDIGTTTMQPVTVDDFDDYLLNYIGYNHKLALLLDYDGTLAPIAPHPDLATLPPETKNVLQRLSNHSDVYIAIISGRNVENVKQMVGIEGITYAGNHGLEILHPDGSKFVHPMPIEYEDKVSGLLKSLQDSVCGDGAWVENKGPLLTYHYRETPPELRPAMVEKARQLIIQFGFRAAEAHCAIEAKPPVQWNKGRASIYILRTAFGVDWSERIKIIYAGDDMTDEDAMMALKGMAATFRVTNSQIIKTSAERRLPSTDSVLTMLKWVERHFMRRKPRANSLTYRGKKKDCVKMQMAFDLVPNTSAANSAASSSDERD is encoded by the exons ATGTCTGCAAACTGCGAAATTACCATCACTGGACCGCAGGAGGCACAAACCAAGAGCAGCCTCATTGTGGTCTCCAACCGGTTGCCGTTCGTGCTCAAGCGAGACCCCAAGACGGGCAAGCTGAGTCGTCATGCTAG TGCCGGCGGATTAGTCACAGCAGTTGCACCGGTCGTGATCAAGGGCAAAGGGCTGTGGGTTGGCTGGTCCGGAATTACGCTGACGGACGAGAacgaaccaattccggagtcggaCCCAACGGACAACACACCAACTGCCGGGTTGCTGTCGGAGCAGGTCGTCTCGGTGAACGTGGAGCCGAAGCTGTTCGATAGTTACTACAATGGCTGCTGCAACGGTACGTTCTGGCCACTGTTTCACTCGATGCCGGGGCGGGCCACGTTCTGTGCCGACCACTGGAAGTCGTACTATGAGGTGAACAAAGAGTTTGCGGCTCGCACGATCGAAGCGTTGGCGATCGCTGTCCGCAAGAACACGCACCCGGGCGTGCCACTGATTTGGATCCACGACTATCATCTGATGCTGGCCGCGAACTGGATCCGGGAGGCGGCCGACGAGCGGAATCTACCGTACCAGATGGCGTTCTTCCTGCACATCCCCTTCCCGCCGTGGGATATCTTCCGCCTGTATCCGTGGTCGGATGAAATCCTGCAGGGTATGCTGGCGTGTGATATGATCGGGTTTCATATTCGCGACTATTGCCTGAACTTTGTTGATTGCTGTCAGCGTAATCTTGGATGTCGTGTGGACAGGAAGAACTTACTGGTGGAGCACGGTGGACGATCGGTTCGTGTGCGGCCGCTGCCGATCGGCATTCCGTTCGATCGGTTCGTGGAGTTGGCGCACTCTGCGCGGAAGGTGATCAACACGAACCAGAAGATCATTCTGGGGGTGGATCGGTTGGACTACACCAAGGGGTTGGTCAATCGGCTGAAGGCTTTTGAGGTGCTGCTGGAGAAGCACCCGGAGCATCGTGAAAATGTGAGCCTGCTGCAGATTTCCGTTCCCTCGCGAACGGACGTCAAGGAGTACCAGGAATTGAAGGAAGAGATGGATCAGCTTGTGGGTCGGATAAATGGACGCTTCACAACTGCGAACTGGTCTCCGATCCGTTACATCTATGGGTGTGTTGGACAGGAAGAGTTGGCCGCCTTCTATCGGGAAGCTTCCGTGTGTCTGGTGACGCCACTCCGCGATGGTATGAATCTGGTGGCGAAGGAGTTCGTCGCCTGCCAGATCAATGAGCCGCCGGGTGTGCTGATCGTGTCGCCGTTCGCTGGAGCTGGTGAAACCATGCACGAGGCCCTCCTCTGCAATCCGTACGAGCTGGATGCAGCAGCTGAGGTGATACACCGTGCGCTCACAATGCCGGAAGACGAGCGAACGCTCCGGATGTCACGTATGCGACGACGCGAGATGCAGCACGATGTGAACAGCTGGATGCGGCAGTTCCTGAAGGCGATGGGTTCGCTCGAGGAGGACGACATCGGTACGACCACGATGCAACCGGTCACTGTGGATGATTTCGATGACTATCTGCTCAA TTACATCGGCTACAACCATAAGCTTGCTCTTCTGCTCGATTATGATGGTACACTGGCCCCGATAGCACCCCATCCCGATTTGGCCACCCTACCGCCGGAGACGAAAAACGTGCTGCAACGGTTGTCCAACCACTCGGACGTGTACATAGCCATCATCTCCGGGCGCAATGTGGAGAACGTGAAGCAGATGGTAGGGATCGAGGGTATCACTTATGCGGGCAACCACGGACTGGAGATTCTCCATCCCGACGGTAGCAAGTTCGTGCATCCGATGCCGATCGAGTACGAGGACAAAGTCAGTGGACTGTTGAAGTCGCTCCAAGACTCG GTTTGTGGTGATGGCGCCTGGGTCGAGAACAAGGGACCACTGCTGACGTATCACTATCGCGAAACACCGCCCGAGCTGCGCCCGGCCATGGTGGAAAAGGCACGCCAGCTGATCATCCAGTTCGGGTTCCGCGCGGCGGAAGCACACTGTGCGATCGAGGCCAAACCCCCGGTACAGTGGAACAAGGGCCGCGCATCCATCTACATCCTGCGCACGGCGTTCGGTGTGGATTGGAGTGAGCGCATCAAGATCATCTACGCCGGTGACGATATGACCGATGAGGACGCCATGATG GCCCTCAAAGGTATGGCGGCGACGTTCCGCGTCACAAACTCGCAGATCATCAAGACGTCCGCCGAGCGGCGCCTGCCATCGACTGACTCCGTGCTGACGATGCTGAAGTGGGTCGAGCGACACTTTATGCGCCGCAAGCCGCGGGCCAACAGTCTCACGTACCGCGGCAAGAAGAAGGACTGCGTCAAGATGCAGATGGCCTTCGATCTGGTGCCGAACACGAGTGCGGCCAACAGTGCCGCCAGCAGTTCCGATGAGCGTGATTGA
- the LOC1277754 gene encoding uncharacterized protein LOC1277754 isoform X2 — MARSTLLAPLACLIFLNCLKPLISWPANDKDAPAMSHPEFDQYLGDYLQAGDTLALLLDYDGTLAELTSHPNLTQMSDAMRDSLRNIANSGKAFVAVISGRDVDGVKEKIGLENVIYSGNHGLEVLYPNGTRHNQGIPRDVADNFDKMIDQLNREVVHHGSWVENKRVSITFHFREAEQQYVPEMAARAKEIIESYGYRANAAHASVEGKPPIQWNKGLAAEYILGTSFDANWRQRKVLFAGDDTTDEDVMRMIKGTGRSFRVTKDKDLVTSADYKIPSVDAVYHLLKWIESRVV; from the exons ATGGCTCGAAGTACGCTGTTGGCACCGCTTGCCTGTCTAATATTCCTTAACTGTTTAAAGCCATTGATAAGCTGGCCGGCGAACGACAAAGACGCTCCCGCAATGTCGCACCCCGAGTTCGATCAGTATCTTGGCGA CTATCTGCAGGCGGGCGATACGCTGGCCCTCCTGCTCGACTACGATGGAACGCTGGCCGAGCTGACGTCCCATCCGAACCTGACGCAGATGAGCGATGCGATGCGGGACAGTCTGCGCAACATCGCCAACAGTGGCAAGGCGTTTGTGGCCGTCATTTCGGGTCGTGACGTGGACGGGGTAAAGGAGAAGATCGGCCTGGAGAACGTGATCTACTCGGGGAACCATGGGCTGGAGGTGCTGTATCCGAACGGCACCCGCCACAACCAGGGCATTCCGCGCGATGTGGCCGACAACTTTGACAAGATGATCGATCAGCTCAATCGGGAG GTTGTCCACCATGGATCGTGGGTCGAGAACAAGCGCGTTTCGATAACGTTCCACTTCCGGGAGGCAGAACAGCAGTATGTGCCGGAGATGGCGGCCCGTGCCAAGGAGATCATTGAATCGTACGGCTATCGAGCGAATGCGGCCCACGCCTCCGTGGAAGGCAAGCCTCCGATCCAGTGGAACAAGGGACTGGCGGCGGAGTACATCCTCGGCACCAGCTTCGATGCGAACTGGCGTCAGCGCAAGGTGCTGTTCGCCGGGGACGATACCACTGACGAGGACGTGATGCGGATGATCAAGGGCACGGGAAGGTCGTTCCGGGTGACGAAAGATAAGGACCTGGTGACGAGCGCGGACTATAAAATACCTTCGGTGGATGCGGTTTATCACCTGCTAAAGTGGATCGAATCGAGAGTCGTTTAG
- the LOC1277755 gene encoding ras-related protein Rap-1b isoform X1, with the protein MNTTSPKSSLAKLGLHPKAKPFRVMVLGQSGVGKTAMVVRFITKRFIGEYDPNLEKVYTFNTLIDNEFVLFEILDAAGQPNQEADCLTLEANIRWAEAFILMYSVADKCSFDECNRLKFLINYNKRRRRLGSYNKDPLLDVPVILVGNKIDQTGDRMVSTEDGQRRAKEIACACFHEVSVRESIEQVNGVFRDACRFWRVLSRYPKLKRSTSDVHDLHSEVELILSPDSVHPFCNCDLSHEKRQSIVILGRHPWTEEEPDETDESESSCCSSQKSDIDEPFRGRASTDGTLLSRPRRWRFAPPGSLMPHVGRVERRMSISMRGSNASY; encoded by the exons ATGAATACTACCTCACCGAAATCGTCGCTGGCCAAGCTGGGGCTGCATCCGAAGGCGAAACCGTTCCGGGTGATGGTGCTGGGCCAGAGCGGCGTCGGGAAGACAG CAATGGTGGTACGGTTCATAACGAAACGCTTCATCGGCGAGTACGACCCAAACCTGGAGAAGGTGTACACGTTCAACACGCTGATCGACAATGAGTTCGTGCTGTTCGAAATACTGGACGCAGCCGGCCAGCCAAAC CAGGAGGCAGACTGTCTAACGCTCGAGGCCAACATACGGTGGGCGGAGGCGTTCATCCTGATGTACTCGGTCGCGGACAAGTGCAGCTTCGATGAGTGCAATCGGCTAAAGTTCCTGATCAACTACAACAAGCGAAGGCGTCGGCTCGGCTCGTACAACAAG GACCCCCTGCTAGACGTGCCGGTCATACTAGTCGGCAACAAGATCGACCAGACGGGCGACCGGATGGTCAGCACGGAAGACGGCCAACGCCGGGCGAAAGAGATCGCGTGCGCCTGCTTCCACGAGGTGTCGGTGCGCGAAAGCATCGAGCAGGTGAACGGTGTGTTCCGGGACGCGTGCCGCTTCTGGCGCGTGCTCTCCCGCTACCCCAAGCTAAAGCGCTCCACCAGCGACGTGCACGATCTGCACTCCGAGGTCGAGCTCATCCTCAGCCCGGACAGCGTGCATCCGTTCTGTAACTGTGATCTCAGCCACGAGAAGCGCCAATCCATCGTCATCCTCG GCCGCCATCCCTGGACGGAGGAGGAACCGGACGAGACGGACGAGTCCGAGtcgagctgctgctcgtcgCAAAAGTCCGACATCGATGAACCATTCCGGGGGCGAGCGTCTACCGATGGGACGCTACTGTCTCGGCCGCGGCGCTGGCGCTTCGCCCCGCCCGGCTCGCTGATGCCGCACGTTGGGCGGGTGGAGCGTCGCATGAGCATCTCGATGCGGGGCAGTAATGCCAGCTATTAA
- the LOC1277751 gene encoding dual specificity protein phosphatase 3 isoform X4 has product MSWRYAYLTHYRNNDKMAEQTTGRQLQRILHYSVTPCRPMLGLRRSECALYDVDCDEVYPRLYIGDANSAKNKQYLRLIGVTHVLNTAEGTRFGQVDTGHSYYRDMSGIRYMGFPMIDQPTTDISRYFYIASKFIENGINSGGKVLVHCMMGMSRSATCVLAYLMIARKMTAAEAIRTVRMHRDIRPNEGFLQQLADLDNELKRDRLYY; this is encoded by the exons TATCTGACACActaccgtaacaacgacaagaTGGCAGAACAAACGACCGGCAGGCAGCTACAGCGGATCCTGCACTACTCCGTCACACCGTGCCGGCCCATGCTGGGCCTTCGACGTTCCGAATGTGCATTATACGACGTTGACTGTGATGAAGTCTATCCACGGCTGTACATTGGCGATGC GAACTCAGCTAAAAACAAACAGTATTTGCGGCTGATCGGTGTAACGCACGTGCTGAACACGGCGGAAGGCACTCGCTTCGGGCAGGTGGATACGGGCCACAGCTACTACCGGGACATGTCCGGCATCAG GTATATGGGCTTTCCGATGATTGACCAGCCGACGACGGACATCAGCCGGTACTTCTACATTGCCTCCAAGTTTATCGAGAATGGTATCAACAGTGGAG GTAAGGTCCTTGTGCACTGTATGATGGGCATGTCCCGTTCGGCGACCTGCGTGCTGGCGTACCTCATGATCGCCCGCAAGATGACCGCCGCCGAGGCGATCCGCACCGTCCGAATGCATCGGGACATTCGCCCGAACGAGGGCTTCCTCCAGCAGCTGGCCGATCTGGACAATGAGCTGAAGCGTGACCGGTTGTACTATTGA